A stretch of Oscillospiraceae bacterium DNA encodes these proteins:
- a CDS encoding S-layer homology domain-containing protein, whose protein sequence is MKGTALMKKLLVLFALVATLLTVTAFAEQNGADQLIQNDPSYVQGDVMAIADDDLTDAPTTALRFAPDGTPLFADIDYTNDAFASSVSVLAKAGIVGGFPDGTFRPQNGLTRAEFCKMVNMIFGYTESDPEAFSDISREDIHCWFYDIALVAKKAGYIKGYEDNSFRGDNQLTREETCTVLNRLLALYALPLPGMEITDEVSDWAVNDVNAVVTNFLMPLEEGNTFRATEIIKRSEVIVVLANLYTARQEELEKEQEKNESQTGSAGASTGSSSGSSTPSKPTGGSNRPSSGGSTGGSTGGSTGGSTGGSTGGSTGDSTGGSTGGSTGGSDDDEMTPEEIKEANEEIIGHLTTASNDITEISMNETESSIRALFLEGFNAVVNDANNGILITPEYVNEKYADKIDAALEIYNGMSEWDCSEFQDKLISGIEPLAMSFLLDYFPLEKFL, encoded by the coding sequence ATGAAGGGAACTGCATTAATGAAAAAACTTTTAGTACTTTTCGCACTTGTTGCGACACTTTTGACGGTTACCGCTTTTGCCGAGCAGAACGGTGCCGATCAGCTTATTCAGAACGACCCCTCTTATGTTCAGGGCGATGTTATGGCAATAGCTGATGACGATCTTACCGATGCACCTACCACTGCGCTCAGATTTGCGCCCGACGGCACACCTCTTTTTGCAGATATCGATTATACTAATGATGCTTTTGCAAGCTCCGTTTCCGTTCTTGCTAAGGCAGGCATTGTAGGTGGCTTCCCCGACGGTACATTCAGACCTCAGAATGGTCTTACCCGTGCGGAATTCTGCAAAATGGTCAATATGATTTTCGGTTATACCGAAAGCGACCCCGAGGCATTCAGCGATATCAGCAGAGAAGATATTCATTGCTGGTTTTACGACATAGCTCTTGTTGCCAAGAAAGCGGGTTACATCAAGGGTTACGAGGATAACTCCTTCCGCGGCGACAATCAGCTTACCCGTGAGGAGACTTGCACGGTCCTTAACAGACTTCTCGCCCTTTATGCACTTCCTTTGCCCGGAATGGAAATCACCGATGAGGTTTCCGATTGGGCTGTAAATGATGTTAATGCAGTTGTTACCAACTTTCTTATGCCACTTGAAGAAGGCAATACCTTCAGAGCAACCGAGATTATCAAGCGCTCCGAGGTTATAGTAGTTCTTGCAAACCTCTACACCGCACGCCAGGAAGAGCTGGAGAAAGAACAGGAAAAGAATGAATCTCAGACCGGTTCCGCAGGCGCAAGCACAGGTTCTTCATCCGGAAGCTCTACTCCTTCCAAGCCTACCGGAGGTTCCAACAGACCCAGCTCGGGCGGCTCAACAGGTGGTTCGACAGGCGGTTCAACAGGCGGTTCGACCGGTGGCTCCACAGGTGGTTCAACAGGCGACTCGACCGGTGGTTCAACAGGCGGTTCAACAGGCGGTTCGGATGATGATGAAATGACACCCGAGGAAATCAAAGAAGCTAATGAAGAAATCATCGGACATCTTACTACTGCAAGCAACGACATTACTGAAATATCTATGAATGAAACTGAAAGTTCGATAAGAGCGCTGTTCCTGGAGGGCTTTAATGCCGTTGTGAATGATGCCAATAACGGAATTCTTATCACACCCGAGTATGTAAACGAAAAGTATGCTGACAAAATAGATGCGGCACTTGAAATCTATAACGGAATGAGCGAATGGGATTGCAGCGAATTTCAAGATAAGCTGATAAGCGGAATTGAACCCCTGGCAATGAGCTTTCTGCTGGATTACTTCCCGCTTGAAAAATTCCTTTAA